One stretch of Caldinitratiruptor microaerophilus DNA includes these proteins:
- a CDS encoding pyridoxal phosphate-dependent aminotransferase, which yields MLSQRARELAPSPTMAIDARAKQLLAEGADVVNFSVGEPDFDTPDTAKEGGIAAIRQGFTKYTPAAGTLELRRAIAEKLRRENGLEYAPEQIVVSNGGKQSLYNAFMVLLDPGDEVIIQAPYWVSYPEMVKLAGGVPVVVETDARTGFKMTPDMIREKLTPRTKVINLNSPSNPTGVVYTPAELRAIAELAVEKNLIIISDEIYEKLLYDGAEFVSIASFGPDVKRLTVTVNGFSKAYAMTGWRMGYAAAEKPIAKAMADLQSQTTSGPSSITQKAALAALQGDQGPVEAMRQEFDRRRRYVVERLRSIPGFDLEVVPQGAFYVFPNVSALFGRTIAGQRVENADDLGMLLLEKAKVALVPGSGFGSPNHVRISYATSMERLKEGLDRIERLLRESL from the coding sequence ATGCTCAGCCAGCGTGCCAGGGAACTGGCGCCGTCGCCCACCATGGCCATCGACGCCCGCGCCAAGCAGCTCCTCGCCGAGGGGGCGGACGTGGTCAACTTCAGCGTGGGCGAGCCGGACTTCGACACGCCGGACACCGCCAAGGAGGGCGGGATCGCCGCGATCCGGCAGGGGTTCACCAAGTACACGCCGGCGGCCGGCACGCTCGAGCTGCGCAGGGCCATCGCCGAGAAGCTGCGCCGGGAGAACGGGCTGGAGTACGCGCCGGAGCAGATCGTCGTGTCCAACGGCGGCAAGCAGTCGCTGTACAACGCCTTCATGGTCCTCCTCGATCCCGGCGACGAGGTGATCATCCAGGCGCCTTACTGGGTAAGCTATCCGGAGATGGTGAAGCTCGCCGGCGGCGTGCCCGTGGTGGTGGAAACGGATGCCCGGACGGGGTTCAAGATGACGCCCGACATGATCCGGGAGAAGCTCACGCCGCGCACGAAGGTCATCAACCTGAACAGCCCGTCCAACCCCACCGGCGTGGTCTACACCCCGGCCGAGCTGCGGGCGATCGCCGAGCTTGCGGTGGAGAAGAACCTCATCATCATCAGCGACGAGATCTACGAGAAGCTCCTCTACGACGGCGCCGAGTTCGTGAGCATCGCCTCCTTCGGCCCCGACGTGAAGCGCCTGACGGTCACCGTGAACGGCTTCTCCAAGGCCTACGCCATGACCGGCTGGCGGATGGGGTACGCGGCGGCCGAAAAGCCCATCGCCAAGGCGATGGCGGACCTGCAGAGCCAGACCACCTCCGGCCCGTCCTCGATCACCCAGAAGGCCGCCCTGGCGGCCCTCCAGGGCGATCAGGGTCCGGTGGAGGCCATGCGGCAGGAGTTCGACCGGCGCCGCCGGTACGTGGTCGAGCGGCTCCGGTCGATCCCGGGGTTCGATCTCGAGGTGGTGCCCCAGGGCGCGTTCTACGTGTTCCCCAACGTCTCGGCCCTGTTCGGGCGCACCATCGCCGGGCAGCGGGTCGAGAACGCCGACGACCTCGGGATGCTGCTCCTCGAGAAGGCGAAGGTGGCCCTCGTGCCCGGCAGCGGGTTCGGCTCGCCCAACCACGTGCGCATCTCCTACGCCACCTCCATGGAGCGCCTCAAGGAGGGGCTCGACCGCATCGAGCGCCTTCTGCGGGAGTCGCTCTGA
- a CDS encoding potassium channel family protein — protein MHVVIVGCGRVGSRLATSLAVYGHDVVVVDRRPDAFANLGAAFNGSTVVGVGIDEDVLRRAGTEHADAFAAVTSEDAVNVVAAQVAREVFGVPRVVARVNDPANEENFREFGIATFSPTDLGAAAVISMLTLGHVQVRQAMGAGEVLLVEFPVSARRAGVAAAALEIPGKLRVAAVLRGGIAHVPGGDFRLEAGDTVVAAVRRDLADSLPALLGEGETG, from the coding sequence GTGCATGTGGTCATCGTGGGCTGCGGGCGGGTCGGGTCCCGCCTGGCCACCAGCCTGGCCGTGTACGGGCACGACGTGGTGGTGGTCGACCGGCGGCCCGACGCCTTCGCCAACCTGGGCGCCGCCTTCAACGGCAGCACGGTGGTGGGGGTCGGGATCGACGAGGACGTCCTGCGCCGCGCCGGCACCGAGCATGCCGACGCCTTCGCGGCGGTCACCAGCGAGGACGCCGTGAACGTGGTGGCGGCGCAGGTCGCCCGGGAGGTCTTCGGCGTGCCCCGGGTGGTGGCCCGGGTCAACGACCCGGCCAACGAGGAGAACTTCCGCGAGTTCGGCATCGCCACGTTCTCCCCCACCGACCTCGGCGCCGCCGCCGTCATCAGCATGCTCACCCTGGGGCACGTGCAGGTCCGGCAGGCGATGGGCGCCGGCGAGGTCCTCCTCGTGGAGTTCCCCGTCTCCGCTCGGCGGGCGGGGGTGGCCGCCGCCGCCCTGGAGATCCCCGGCAAGCTCCGGGTCGCCGCCGTCCTCCGCGGCGGGATCGCGCACGTTCCGGGAGGCGACTTCCGCCTCGAGGCGGGCGACACGGTGGTGGCGGCGGTACGGCGAGACCTGGCGGACAGCCTGCCGGCCCTCCTCGGGGAGGGGGAGACGGGATGA
- a CDS encoding DUF2797 domain-containing protein: MLTGHIQDLTPQPGEVVQYHLTLGSETVHLNRYIGKPIRIEPTGEKACVWCGRPVKKLFPNGSCYPCFKDLPQNDLCIVKPHLCHYDTCRDSSWGDAHCMVPTYLYIARSSEIKVGISRNIPGRWLEQGAVEAVVLARLPSRKAAGELELLLSRHIPDKTNWRRMLRGEVSPTPLAEVREQVLALVPDEYRPFLLPDAEPTRIAYPMTGVPDPLTSIDLDRGPAAGVLLGMKAKYLVLSTGALNVPKYAGYGVRLALADEAVA; this comes from the coding sequence TTGCTGACAGGACACATCCAGGACCTGACGCCCCAGCCGGGCGAGGTCGTCCAGTACCACCTGACCCTCGGTTCCGAGACCGTCCACCTGAACCGCTACATCGGCAAGCCGATCCGGATCGAGCCGACCGGGGAGAAGGCCTGCGTGTGGTGCGGAAGGCCGGTGAAGAAGCTTTTCCCCAATGGCTCCTGCTATCCCTGCTTCAAAGATTTACCTCAAAACGACCTCTGCATCGTGAAACCCCATCTGTGCCACTACGACACCTGCCGGGACTCGTCGTGGGGCGACGCCCACTGCATGGTCCCAACGTACCTCTACATCGCCCGCTCGAGCGAGATCAAGGTGGGCATCAGCCGGAACATCCCCGGCCGCTGGCTCGAGCAAGGCGCCGTGGAGGCGGTGGTCCTGGCCCGGTTGCCGAGCCGCAAGGCGGCGGGCGAGCTGGAGCTCCTCCTCTCCCGTCACATTCCGGACAAGACCAACTGGCGCCGGATGCTCCGGGGGGAGGTGAGCCCGACCCCCCTGGCGGAGGTGCGGGAGCAGGTTCTGGCTCTCGTCCCGGACGAGTACCGCCCGTTCCTCCTCCCCGACGCGGAGCCGACCCGGATCGCCTACCCGATGACCGGGGTTCCGGACCCCCTGACCAGCATCGACCTGGACCGGGGCCCCGCCGCCGGCGTGCTGCTGGGCATGAAGGCGAAGTACCTCGTGCTCTCCACCGGCGCCCTCAACGTCCCCAAGTACGCCGGATACGGCGTCCGCCTCGCCCTGGCGGACGAGGCCGTGGCGTGA
- a CDS encoding sensor histidine kinase, with protein sequence MFRSLRQKILAGNLVLIAIFAGVGAWSVYNFFRLAGTVVALTRENYRSVVAAQRMVAALERQDSGQLLLLLGEADFGRAEFASGQTEFLAWLGRAEDNVTLPEEPALLREIRSRYSAYQQLHGRFAAALARGETAGARYLYEREIVPAFRELRDALGRLAAANDGAIVRRNEEARVAARRAAWSTLAAGGAAVLLALWAGWGLSEAIVRPTANLARAVRRVAAGNLAEEIEVTSADEIGEVAAEFRRLVERLRAYQESTLGRILAERQRSDAIVGVIGDPVVVLDGDLRVTLMNPAAERLFGVREREAAGQPLARVSGRPDVVARLRESLEGGAGGTGPLEPLQLGPKGQERYYDIEAVRVTGPEGPPQGLVALFKDVTRFKELGDIKSEFVATVSHEFRTPLTTLTMGVNLLRKSPLAEPGSRTAELLDAMAEETDRLTRLVNDLLDLSRLEAGRIEMEFHPVPVNDLLAHAAGALRAHAEEKGLVLQVDPDPEESVVRADPDRILLVLTNLLTNAVRYTPRGGRVTVRAERQGRRVVIAVADSGPGIPRELQSRIFEKFYQVPGRPRGGAGLGLAICKEVVQAHGGRIWVESEEGRGATFRFTLPLARTPPAEAASPPGGAPAPGGPGTPSETIRQEEIPGGGRAHPGG encoded by the coding sequence ATGTTCCGAAGCCTGCGCCAGAAGATCCTGGCCGGCAACCTGGTCCTGATCGCGATCTTCGCCGGGGTCGGCGCCTGGTCCGTCTACAATTTCTTCCGCCTGGCGGGGACCGTCGTGGCCCTCACCCGGGAGAACTACCGGTCCGTGGTGGCGGCCCAGCGGATGGTGGCGGCGCTCGAGCGCCAGGACAGCGGCCAGCTCCTCCTGCTCCTGGGCGAAGCGGACTTCGGCCGGGCCGAGTTCGCCTCGGGTCAGACGGAGTTCCTGGCATGGCTCGGGCGGGCCGAGGACAACGTCACCCTGCCGGAGGAGCCGGCGCTCCTGCGGGAGATCCGCAGTCGCTACAGCGCGTACCAGCAGCTCCACGGCCGGTTCGCCGCTGCCCTCGCCCGGGGCGAGACCGCCGGGGCCCGATACCTGTACGAGCGGGAGATCGTGCCGGCCTTCCGGGAGCTGCGGGATGCCCTGGGGCGGCTCGCAGCCGCCAACGACGGCGCCATCGTCCGTCGCAACGAGGAGGCGCGGGTGGCCGCCCGGCGGGCGGCGTGGAGCACCCTCGCAGCTGGCGGGGCGGCCGTCCTGCTCGCGCTGTGGGCCGGATGGGGCCTCAGCGAGGCCATCGTCCGGCCGACCGCCAACCTGGCCCGTGCGGTTCGCCGGGTGGCGGCCGGGAACCTGGCGGAGGAGATCGAGGTGACCTCGGCCGACGAGATCGGCGAGGTCGCCGCCGAGTTCCGCCGCCTGGTCGAGCGGCTGCGCGCTTACCAGGAGAGCACGCTGGGGCGCATCCTGGCCGAGCGGCAGCGGTCGGACGCCATCGTGGGGGTGATCGGGGACCCCGTGGTCGTCCTCGACGGAGATCTGCGGGTGACGCTCATGAACCCGGCGGCCGAGCGGCTTTTCGGCGTCCGGGAGCGGGAGGCCGCCGGGCAGCCGCTGGCCCGGGTCAGCGGGCGGCCGGACGTGGTGGCCCGCCTCCGGGAGTCCCTGGAAGGGGGAGCCGGGGGTACCGGGCCCCTGGAACCGCTCCAGCTGGGCCCCAAGGGGCAGGAGCGGTACTACGACATCGAGGCCGTCCGCGTGACGGGGCCGGAAGGACCCCCGCAGGGGCTGGTCGCCCTCTTCAAGGACGTCACCCGGTTCAAGGAGCTGGGCGACATCAAGTCGGAGTTCGTCGCCACGGTCTCCCACGAGTTCCGTACCCCGCTCACCACCCTGACCATGGGGGTGAACCTGCTGCGAAAGAGCCCCCTGGCCGAGCCCGGCAGCCGCACCGCCGAGCTTCTCGACGCGATGGCGGAGGAGACGGACCGGCTCACGCGCCTGGTGAACGACCTCCTCGACCTGTCCCGGCTGGAGGCCGGCCGCATCGAGATGGAGTTCCATCCGGTACCGGTGAACGACCTCCTGGCGCACGCGGCGGGGGCGCTGCGGGCCCACGCGGAGGAGAAGGGCCTGGTGCTGCAGGTCGACCCGGACCCGGAGGAGTCCGTCGTGCGGGCGGACCCGGACCGGATCCTGCTCGTGCTGACGAACCTCCTCACGAACGCCGTCCGGTACACCCCCCGGGGCGGACGGGTGACGGTCCGGGCGGAGCGGCAGGGCCGGCGGGTCGTGATTGCGGTGGCGGACAGCGGCCCGGGCATCCCGCGGGAGCTCCAGTCCCGGATCTTCGAGAAGTTCTACCAGGTCCCCGGACGTCCCCGCGGCGGCGCCGGGCTGGGGCTTGCGATCTGCAAGGAGGTCGTTCAGGCACACGGCGGCCGGATCTGGGTCGAGAGCGAGGAGGGCCGGGGCGCCACGTTCCGCTTCACTCTGCCGCTTGCCCGCACGCCGCCCGCAGAGGCCGCCTCCCCGCCCGGAGGCGCGCCGGCACCGGGCGGGCCCGGCACCCCGTCCGAAACGATCCGACAGGAGGAGATCCCCGGTGGCGGGCGAGCACATCCTGGTGGTTGA
- a CDS encoding S8 family peptidase — MRKPRRPLARRHIVLTRPGASVESCCDAVEQAGGRVLWQVPLIHGLICSCPGPASLAAIAGHPDVELVEPDNRVPLPRSLVQPAGRGLHLAWEEMVPWGVARVGAPRAWARTRGEGVRVAVIDTGVDWQHPDLAPNIRGGWNFLDPSLPPDDDNGHGTHVAGIIGARDGDGGVVGVAPRCDLYALKAFDKNGYGATSDVLLALQWCLQYDMHVVNMSFGQDDPSPSLARAVAALETAGVVLVAAAGNDGRPDSVDYPARLPTVLAVSAVTRWDRLLRTSSRGPEIDLAAPGRDIPSLGPGGRLRVLSGTSTAAPHVTGVVALLLSAEPGLRPGEVRRRLQETAERLPGLGREEQGAGLVRADCALGAP, encoded by the coding sequence GTGCGAAAGCCAAGGCGGCCGCTCGCAAGGCGGCACATCGTCCTGACCCGGCCCGGCGCTTCGGTGGAGTCGTGCTGTGACGCCGTGGAGCAGGCCGGCGGCCGGGTCCTCTGGCAGGTCCCCCTCATCCACGGCCTCATCTGCTCCTGCCCCGGGCCGGCGTCCCTCGCGGCGATCGCCGGACACCCCGACGTCGAGCTCGTCGAGCCCGACAACCGCGTCCCGCTGCCCCGATCCCTCGTTCAGCCCGCCGGGAGGGGCCTGCACCTCGCCTGGGAGGAGATGGTGCCCTGGGGGGTCGCGCGGGTCGGCGCGCCCCGCGCCTGGGCCCGGACCCGCGGGGAGGGGGTGCGGGTGGCGGTCATCGACACCGGTGTGGACTGGCAGCACCCCGACCTGGCCCCCAACATCCGCGGTGGGTGGAACTTCCTGGACCCCTCGCTCCCGCCGGACGACGACAACGGGCACGGCACCCACGTCGCCGGCATCATCGGCGCCCGGGACGGCGACGGGGGCGTGGTGGGGGTCGCACCGCGCTGCGATCTTTATGCGCTCAAGGCGTTCGACAAGAACGGCTACGGCGCCACCAGCGACGTCCTCCTCGCCCTGCAGTGGTGCCTCCAGTACGACATGCACGTGGTGAACATGAGCTTCGGCCAGGACGACCCGTCGCCGTCGCTCGCCCGGGCCGTGGCGGCGCTGGAGACGGCCGGCGTCGTGCTCGTCGCGGCGGCGGGGAACGACGGGCGCCCGGACTCCGTCGACTACCCGGCCCGCCTTCCCACCGTGCTCGCCGTCTCCGCCGTGACGCGGTGGGACCGGCTCCTGCGGACCTCGAGCCGGGGCCCGGAGATCGACCTCGCCGCGCCGGGTCGTGACATCCCGTCCCTCGGCCCCGGCGGCCGGCTGCGGGTCCTCAGCGGCACGTCAACGGCCGCCCCCCACGTCACGGGGGTCGTGGCCCTCCTCCTGTCCGCCGAACCCGGCCTCCGCCCCGGCGAGGTGCGCCGCCGGCTCCAGGAGACGGCGGAAAGGCTGCCGGGGCTGGGCCGGGAGGAGCAGGGCGCGGGGCTGGTGCGGGCCGACTGCGCGCTGGGAGCGCCCTGA
- a CDS encoding potassium channel family protein, whose product MNVVVVGAGKVGYYLTKTLLEHGHRVSVVEKNPARCARVAEEFEVLTICGDATVVANLADAGADRADVLVATTGLDEVNLVTCQLAQRRLGVRRTVARVNNPKNRSLFRRLGVDLTVSSTGLIVDLIEREIASEHVRTLLTFHYGELTLVEVTLPAGAPGAHRSVAQLAPHLPEGCVLVSVIRGDQVLIPRGDTVLRPGDSVMALAHTGAEESLRRALVGRA is encoded by the coding sequence ATGAACGTGGTGGTCGTCGGGGCCGGGAAGGTGGGCTACTACCTCACCAAGACCCTGCTCGAGCACGGGCACCGGGTCTCCGTCGTGGAGAAGAACCCGGCGCGGTGTGCGCGCGTGGCGGAGGAGTTCGAGGTCCTCACCATCTGCGGCGATGCCACGGTGGTGGCCAACCTGGCGGACGCCGGCGCCGACCGGGCAGACGTCCTGGTCGCCACCACGGGGCTCGACGAGGTGAACCTGGTGACCTGCCAGCTGGCCCAGCGGCGGCTCGGCGTGCGGCGGACCGTCGCCCGGGTGAACAACCCGAAGAACCGGAGCCTCTTCCGGCGGCTCGGGGTTGATCTCACCGTGAGCAGCACCGGCCTCATCGTCGACCTCATCGAGCGGGAGATCGCCAGCGAGCACGTGCGGACACTCCTCACGTTCCACTACGGGGAGCTCACCCTGGTCGAGGTGACGCTGCCCGCCGGCGCGCCGGGCGCCCACCGCTCCGTGGCCCAGCTGGCGCCGCACCTGCCGGAGGGCTGCGTGCTCGTCTCCGTCATCCGGGGCGACCAGGTGCTGATCCCCCGCGGCGACACCGTCCTCCGGCCGGGAGACAGCGTGATGGCCCTGGCCCACACGGGGGCGGAGGAGTCCCTGCGCCGCGCCCTGGTGGGCCGGGCGTGA
- a CDS encoding response regulator: MAGEHILVVDDEKNIRLMMQECLEQAGYQVDSAVDGEHALEKIAARGYDLVLLDLRLPGMSGMEVLRQARGRRPDQPVVMITAHGTIETAVEAMKLGAVDYLQKPFTPDEIQAIVARVLSRRRLPVDEPAASFATCVEQAKLLIQRGQPREALPFLHRAVSLEPEHPEPYNLMGAIHELLGEPDHARKMYRAALAIDPSYRPALTNLHRITQWDYHPETPELGEAGAPPPATDGEGTGEGPGGAE; this comes from the coding sequence GTGGCGGGCGAGCACATCCTGGTGGTTGACGACGAGAAGAACATCCGCCTCATGATGCAGGAGTGCCTCGAGCAGGCGGGCTACCAGGTCGACTCGGCGGTCGACGGCGAGCACGCGCTGGAGAAGATCGCTGCAAGGGGCTACGACCTGGTCCTCCTGGACCTGCGCCTGCCCGGCATGAGCGGCATGGAGGTCCTGCGCCAGGCCCGCGGCCGGCGCCCCGATCAGCCCGTGGTGATGATCACCGCCCACGGGACCATCGAGACGGCGGTGGAGGCCATGAAGCTCGGCGCGGTGGACTACCTCCAGAAGCCCTTCACCCCGGACGAGATCCAGGCGATCGTCGCGCGGGTGCTGTCCCGGCGCCGGCTGCCGGTCGACGAGCCGGCGGCATCCTTCGCCACGTGCGTCGAGCAGGCGAAGCTCCTCATCCAGCGCGGCCAGCCGCGCGAGGCCCTGCCGTTCCTGCACCGGGCGGTGTCGCTGGAACCGGAGCACCCGGAGCCGTACAACCTCATGGGGGCCATCCACGAACTGCTCGGCGAGCCAGACCACGCACGGAAGATGTACCGGGCGGCCCTAGCCATCGACCCGAGCTACCGCCCGGCTCTCACCAACCTGCACCGGATCACCCAGTGGGACTACCATCCGGAGACGCCCGAACTGGGCGAGGCGGGCGCCCCGCCGCCGGCCACGGACGGCGAGGGTACCGGCGAAGGGCCCGGTGGGGCGGAGTAG
- a CDS encoding TrkH family potassium uptake protein encodes MAGRMRLRQWQAVAYYAGLVVLSLGGLMLIPLATALIQREWPVAVDFALSAAVAAVVGFGMLLLGPPGGGDLTWSQGMAAAAFAWLIGMLVAAVPYYLSGHWGSYLDAAFDVMSGFTTTGLVLVQDLDHIADGVNMWRHLLTWVGGQGMVVLALMFFVRGLPGAFKLYVGEAKDERLLPNVIHTARAIWYISVVYLAVGTALQWAAGLAIGLPPGRALLHGLWVFMAGWSTGGFAPMSQNIVYYHSLLYEVVTVVFFIIGSFNFNLHWAVWQGDRRELVRNLETVTFLVTTTVLGALTVWDLAVSGTYPGAVGLFRRGWYSLISAHTTTGFMTVYAQQFAREWGPLALAAITLAMLFGGSASSTAGGFKAVRIGLAAKAIAHDVRRLVAPESAVVVEKFHMFRSAVLEDRLVRTALSVIVLYVMLWFVLVLIGAYYAPSYGWAFTDVMFEAASVTGNVGLTAGVTSPAMPALMKVAYIAGMWLGRLEFLSVFVLVAFAVKAVSRR; translated from the coding sequence ATGGCCGGGCGGATGCGGCTCCGGCAGTGGCAGGCGGTCGCCTATTACGCCGGCCTCGTGGTCCTCAGCCTGGGGGGGTTGATGCTCATCCCCCTGGCAACGGCCCTCATCCAGCGCGAGTGGCCCGTGGCAGTCGACTTCGCCCTCAGCGCGGCCGTCGCAGCCGTCGTCGGGTTCGGCATGCTGCTCCTGGGTCCGCCGGGGGGAGGCGACCTCACCTGGTCGCAAGGCATGGCGGCCGCGGCCTTTGCCTGGCTGATCGGCATGCTCGTGGCCGCCGTCCCCTACTACCTGAGCGGGCACTGGGGCTCGTACCTCGACGCCGCCTTCGATGTCATGAGCGGGTTCACCACCACGGGCCTCGTGCTGGTCCAGGACCTGGACCACATCGCCGACGGGGTGAACATGTGGCGCCACCTTCTCACCTGGGTCGGAGGGCAGGGCATGGTCGTCCTGGCCCTCATGTTCTTCGTGCGGGGGCTACCCGGCGCGTTCAAGCTCTACGTGGGCGAGGCGAAGGACGAGCGCCTCCTGCCCAACGTGATCCACACGGCCCGGGCCATCTGGTACATCAGTGTCGTCTACCTGGCGGTCGGTACCGCGCTCCAGTGGGCAGCGGGCCTGGCGATCGGCCTCCCGCCGGGGCGGGCGCTCCTCCACGGGCTCTGGGTGTTCATGGCCGGGTGGAGCACGGGCGGGTTCGCCCCCATGTCCCAGAACATCGTCTATTACCACAGCCTCCTCTATGAAGTCGTCACGGTCGTCTTCTTCATCATCGGCTCCTTCAACTTCAACCTGCACTGGGCCGTATGGCAGGGAGACCGGCGGGAACTCGTCCGGAACCTCGAGACCGTCACCTTCCTGGTCACCACCACGGTCCTGGGCGCCCTCACGGTGTGGGATTTGGCCGTGTCCGGGACCTACCCCGGCGCCGTGGGCCTCTTCCGGCGCGGCTGGTACAGCCTCATCTCGGCGCACACCACCACCGGGTTCATGACCGTCTACGCCCAGCAGTTCGCACGGGAGTGGGGCCCGCTGGCGCTGGCGGCGATCACGCTGGCGATGCTCTTCGGCGGCAGCGCGAGCTCCACCGCCGGCGGGTTCAAGGCCGTCCGCATCGGGCTGGCGGCCAAGGCGATCGCTCACGACGTGCGGCGTCTCGTCGCGCCCGAGTCGGCCGTGGTGGTGGAGAAGTTCCACATGTTCCGCAGCGCCGTGCTGGAAGACCGGCTGGTGCGGACCGCCCTCTCCGTCATCGTCCTCTACGTCATGCTCTGGTTCGTGCTGGTGCTGATCGGCGCGTACTACGCGCCCTCGTACGGCTGGGCGTTCACGGACGTGATGTTCGAGGCCGCCTCGGTGACGGGCAACGTGGGCCTGACCGCCGGCGTGACGTCCCCGGCCATGCCCGCCTTGATGAAGGTGGCCTACATCGCCGGCATGTGGCTGGGGCGCCTCGAGTTCCTCTCCGTGTTCGTCCTCGTGGCCTTCGCGGTGAAGGCGGTGAGTCGGCGGTGA
- the murD gene encoding UDP-N-acetylmuramoyl-L-alanine--D-glutamate ligase, whose product MNFAGQKVAVVGLGRSNLALIRWLRERGARVTALDRARPEELGDRYRELLALGVEDLVLGPSYLDRLAEFPVVFLTPGMPKHLPPIAAARAAGAWVTGEIPLVLRLARAPVVGITGSAGKTTTTTLVGEILKASGREVYVGGNIGRPLIEVVETIPPTAVIVLELSSFQLELADRSPPVAVITNVTPNHLDVHPSMEAYVDAKRNIYRFQGPEGRVVLSADNPVTAALAAEVGERAILFSRRGDPGGRAAAYVDGDQVLWRLGGDRIGVVRLDELRIPGAHNVENVLAAVAAAFLAGGTWHGMRQVLPHFAGVEHRLEPVREVDGVRYVNDSKATAPAETMAALAALPGPIVLIAGGYDKRIAFDDLARAIVEGPVHTLVLMGATAGAIEAAVEAERGGRATPRVLRAKDMEEAVRLARQAARPGDTVLLSPACASYDLYANFEERGRHFKALVHQLA is encoded by the coding sequence ATGAACTTCGCGGGTCAAAAGGTCGCGGTGGTGGGGCTCGGCCGGAGCAACCTGGCCCTGATCCGCTGGCTCCGGGAACGGGGGGCGCGGGTGACGGCGCTCGACCGGGCGCGGCCCGAGGAACTGGGCGACCGCTACCGGGAGCTCCTGGCCCTCGGCGTCGAGGACCTGGTGCTGGGGCCGTCCTACCTGGACAGGCTCGCGGAGTTCCCCGTGGTCTTCCTCACCCCGGGGATGCCCAAGCATCTCCCCCCGATCGCGGCCGCCCGGGCTGCCGGGGCCTGGGTGACCGGTGAGATCCCGCTGGTGCTGCGACTGGCCAGGGCGCCGGTGGTCGGGATCACCGGCAGCGCGGGCAAGACCACCACCACCACGCTGGTGGGCGAGATCCTGAAGGCCAGCGGGCGGGAGGTGTACGTGGGGGGAAACATCGGCCGGCCGCTCATCGAGGTGGTGGAGACGATCCCGCCCACGGCGGTGATCGTCCTCGAGCTGTCGAGCTTCCAGCTGGAGCTGGCGGACAGGAGCCCACCGGTGGCGGTCATCACCAACGTGACGCCGAACCACCTGGACGTCCACCCGTCGATGGAGGCCTACGTGGACGCCAAGCGGAACATCTACCGCTTCCAGGGGCCGGAGGGGCGGGTGGTCCTGAGCGCCGACAACCCGGTGACGGCCGCCCTTGCGGCCGAGGTGGGCGAGCGGGCCATCCTGTTCAGCCGCCGAGGGGACCCCGGCGGCCGCGCCGCCGCCTACGTCGACGGCGACCAGGTGCTGTGGCGCCTCGGGGGCGACCGGATCGGGGTGGTGCGGCTCGACGAGCTGCGCATCCCCGGCGCCCACAACGTGGAGAACGTCCTCGCGGCCGTGGCGGCGGCCTTCCTGGCCGGGGGCACCTGGCACGGGATGCGGCAGGTGCTGCCGCACTTTGCGGGGGTCGAGCACCGGCTCGAGCCGGTGCGGGAAGTGGACGGCGTCCGCTACGTGAACGACTCCAAGGCCACCGCCCCGGCGGAGACCATGGCCGCCCTGGCCGCGCTGCCCGGGCCCATCGTCCTCATCGCCGGCGGTTACGACAAGCGGATCGCCTTCGACGACCTGGCCCGGGCGATCGTGGAGGGTCCCGTGCACACGCTCGTCCTCATGGGCGCCACCGCCGGCGCCATCGAGGCCGCGGTCGAAGCCGAGCGGGGCGGGCGGGCGACGCCCCGGGTGCTGCGGGCGAAGGACATGGAGGAGGCGGTCCGGCTCGCCCGGCAGGCGGCACGGCCGGGGGACACCGTGCTCCTCTCCCCCGCGTGCGCCTCCTACGACCTGTACGCCAACTTCGAGGAGCGGGGAAGGCACTTCAAGGCGCTCGTCCACCAGCTCGCGTGA